One window from the genome of Podospora pseudocomata strain CBS 415.72m chromosome 6, whole genome shotgun sequence encodes:
- a CDS encoding hypothetical protein (EggNog:ENOG503PE5N) yields the protein MFTTALFSALMAGLTVASPLSLTQRQFQGNYPPRTTANGFKLVANISIPSNIFDPPVHNWFLSGVHVGAGLNAAILVPNVDAAATLFVNGTGRDVSAQATSIGLPPIKYQGGATPMGLRFPMGPIEHATNLGLNFGPGNIGAGVVGGLRSPWAQAFTPYPYFIVCNETEPAYGRPQHAVKVAPNVESIPKNCVAVTFLAQCATLPEDVFEGVDELNIHQLDAPCYEDVGAIDWSQYD from the coding sequence ATGTTCACCACCGCGctcttctccgccctcaTGGCTGGCCTCACAGTTGCCTCGCCCCTCTCACTCACACAACGCCAGTTTCAAGGAAACTATCCCCCTCGCACGACCGCCAATGGCTTCAAGCTCGTGGCCAATATATCCATACCCTCCAACATCTTCGACCCACCCGTCCATAACTGGTTCCTCTCCGGCGTCCACGTCGGCGCCGGTCTCAACGCAGCCATCCTGGTGCCCAACGTCGACGCAGCAGCCACCCTCTTCGTCAACGGCACCGGCCGTGATGTCTCAGCCCAAGCTACCTCGATTGGTCTTCCTCCCATCAAATACCAAGGCGGTGCCACCCCCATGGGTCTGCGATTCCCCATGGGCCCCATCGAGCACGCTACCAACCTCGGTCTCAACTTTGGCCCTGGCAACATCGGCGCAggagtggtggggggtttgagaaGTCCTTGGGCACAGGCTTTCACTCCCTACCCTTACTTTATCGTCTGCAACGAGACAGAGCCCGCCTATGGTCGTCCCCAGCACGCGGTCAAGGTTGCCCCGAATGTGGAGTCTATTCCCAAGAACTGCGTTGCTGTTACATTCTTGGCGCAGTGTGCTACGCTACCCGAGGATgtgtttgagggggttgacgagTTGAATATCCACCAGCTTGACGCTCCCTGCTATGAGGATGTTGGCGCGATTGACTGGAGCCAGTATGACtag